One window of the Rhipicephalus sanguineus isolate Rsan-2018 chromosome 4, BIME_Rsan_1.4, whole genome shotgun sequence genome contains the following:
- the LOC119389793 gene encoding uncharacterized protein LOC119389793 produces MQRHETSEMFDSDAQCPDPSPAPTETPRPTAFKPLPPKVKRSRRRRKKSRMFLVPYEPTLSPIFEESQRSSRELDAAVPCSQPLLYVPAFARYPTYGVITPRLNRVVIAIEEEGGDKAWPERVARILTLSWFLTSISALVLLGGATMIWMAFDGEDDGDVLTHRNVVTAFVGVAVILMAVLFVLWNVFRGLR; encoded by the coding sequence ATGCAGCGACACGAAACCAGCGAGATGTTCGACTCCGACGCGCAGTGCCCCGATCCGTCTCCCGCGCCGACGGAGACACCGCGACCCACGGCGTTTAAGCCGCTGCCACCCAAGGTGAAGCGGTCTCGGCGGCGACGCAAGAAATCCCGGATGTTTCTGGTCCCTTACGAACCCACTCTGTCGCCAATCTTCGAAGAATCGCAGCGTTCGTCGCGAGAACTGGACGCGGCAGTCCCCTGTTCGCAGCCGCTGCTCTACGTGCCCGCGTTCGCGAGGTATCCCACTTACGGCGTCATCACGCCACGTCTCAACCGAGTGGTCATCGCCATCGAAGAGGAAGGCGGCGACAAGGCGTGGCCCGAGCGGGTGGCGAGGATACTGACGCTCTCCTGGTTCCTGACGTCAATCAGCGCGCTCGTGCTACTGGGCGGCGCCACCATGATCTGGATGGCGTTTGACGGCGAAGACGACGGCGACGTGTTGACGCACCGCAACGTGGTCACGGCGttcgtcggcgtcgccgtcattcTGATGGCGGTGCTGTTTGTGCTGTGGAACGTGTTCAGAGGACTTCGATGA